The Chryseobacterium suipulveris genome window below encodes:
- a CDS encoding single-stranded DNA-binding protein: protein MSLRNKVTLIGRTGKEVEIVKFEKGQIAKVTLATSDFYTNALGEKVEETQWHNLVANGKTAEIFEKYVEKGREIAVEGKIVYKSYDDKDGVKRYITEIRVEELVLLGGK from the coding sequence ATGTCACTAAGAAACAAAGTTACCTTAATCGGTAGAACAGGAAAAGAAGTCGAAATCGTGAAATTCGAAAAAGGACAAATCGCTAAGGTCACTTTAGCAACGTCAGATTTCTACACCAACGCATTGGGCGAAAAAGTAGAGGAAACGCAATGGCACAATTTGGTTGCCAATGGAAAAACCGCGGAAATCTTCGAAAAGTACGTAGAGAAAGGCAGAGAAATCGCAGTAGAAGGAAAAATTGTTTACAAATCCTACGATGATAAGGACGGCGTGAAACGCTACATCACCGAAATCCGTGTTGAAGAGCTGGTTCTTCTCGGAGGAAAATAA
- a CDS encoding HRDC domain-containing protein yields MKVKLIKVRLSDEFIYGDQKILDQFLAQNNILKFESAFVKDEESYWSVILYYEEMKMTVNESKNQKYSAEENDGLNPDEIKILESLKLWRSEKAKDQKLPVYFIATNNELLSIAKYKPLNKEELIDIKGFGKHKIENYGEEIIEILESV; encoded by the coding sequence ATGAAAGTCAAGTTAATCAAAGTTCGCCTGTCGGATGAATTTATCTATGGCGACCAGAAAATTCTCGACCAGTTTTTGGCGCAGAACAATATCCTGAAATTCGAGTCCGCGTTTGTGAAGGACGAAGAAAGCTATTGGTCGGTGATCCTTTATTACGAGGAAATGAAAATGACCGTCAACGAATCCAAGAACCAAAAATACTCCGCGGAAGAAAACGATGGACTGAATCCCGACGAAATCAAGATATTGGAGTCCCTGAAACTTTGGCGCAGCGAGAAAGCGAAAGATCAGAAACTTCCCGTTTATTTTATCGCGACGAACAATGAGCTTCTTTCCATCGCGAAGTACAAACCACTAAATAAGGAAGAACTTATCGACATCAAAGGTTTCGGCAAACACAAAATCGAGAACTACGGCGAAGAAATCATCGAGATTTTGGAAAGTGTTTAG